From Equus przewalskii isolate Varuska chromosome 2, EquPr2, whole genome shotgun sequence:
ACTCTGTGGGGAAGTTGGGGTGCCCTGGCCCCAGGCTCCCCACATCCAgctggacaccagctgggtggcCTCACCccactggggctggagagacTCCCGCCCGCCCTCCCAAGAAAGGGCGCAGAGACTTGAAGAAGAAAGTGCTTTATCAGCGTCCTCGGCCCACGGGCAGGGCAGACGGTCAGCTCCGCACGCGGACTCGCCAGGAGTAGGTGCTGAGCACACGCTGCCGCCGGCGCACCACACATGTGTACGTGCCCTCGTTGATGGCGTTGGCGATGATGCTCAGGTGCGCCTCGCCCAGCGCCAGGTAGCCGGGGTAGGAGAACTCCAGGGGCTCCTGGTCCTTGTACCAGCtgcggggagggcaggagggctgggcaggggcccaAGACCCACTGCCCACCCTCAGGGTGTCGCGGGGCAGGGTCACTCACTACACTTTGCCTTTCTTGTGGAGGATCTTCTGGCCGCAGCGGAAGGTCACGTTCCTGCCCTCAGGCACCAGCCTGGTTTTGGTCCTGGGAGGCGGCGCGGTGGCGGCCACCGTGGGGAAAGGGAACTCTGCTCCGGGGTAGGGGAGGACCTGTCAGTGCCCCGCCCTGCCCCAGACCCCAGCCAGGACTCGGGGACCCAGGCTCACCGTAGCAGAAGTCACAGCTGCTGGGGCAGAGCCTCTTCATGAGCCTCCGGCGGGCGTCGCAGAAGCCCCGCCGCGCCCAGGACGCACACACGAACAGCCGGTCCAAGCAGCCTGCGGGAGGGCAGCCTGGCCTCAAGGCCCGCCCAGCACGCCCGCCGCCCACCTGCCCGCTGTGGGCACTCACCGTAGAGCCGGTGCAGCCCCCACAGCTCGTCCTGCGACAGCGCCTTCCAGCCGCGCAGCGTGGCATTGAGGTGCATGAGCGCACGGCCGTGCTGGGAGTGCATCAGGCCCAGTGCGTGGCCGATCTCGTGGGCCGCCACGTGCACCAGGTCCGTGAGCCATACGCCTGCAGGCCCCGCTGGTCAGCTCCTCTGATACGGCCGAGCcctccgccctccgccctccgccctccgccctccgcccTGCGCCCTGGCTCCGGCGGCCCACACATCTGCTGCGTGCAGCAGCGGAGCCTCCCTCGGCCCGGCCATGGGAAGATAAGAATGTTCCAGGCTGGCTGAGGCGGTGAGCTCGGCCCCCAGGAATGCGGCTGCGGCTCTGCGCTAgcggtgtgggggtggggggggcctcAGGGCCCCTGGCACCCAGGCCCATGGGCTCCTCacagcctccccctccccgcctGCTTGACCCCAGATCGCAGCCACGGCCATCCCCAAAGCCCGCCCGCTGCGCCCACCGTGGCGCGGAGGCCCCACAGGAGGCCATGCCGGCCGTCACCTTTCTTCCAGCTGTAGCGTGTGGGGCCCAGGACCCAGTACTCGCTGTCGTCAAAGTGGATGCCGCCGTGTGGGGGGAAGAAGGCATGGGCCAGCTCGCCCGTGGGGCCGTCGAAGCAGTGATGCATCGCCGAGACCAGGCAGTCGGTGTGGTTGATGGGGTAGAAACCTGGGGGAGCACAGGGCTGAGAGGGGGCCGTGGGGtcgggcggggcgggggtgggacgGGCGCCCACCTATGCGGAGGTCACTCGGCTGCTCGGGGGCCACTTCTCGGAAGCTGAAGGGGGACACGTCACTCCACATGCGGAAGGCGGCGGCCAGGCCGCGCCGGGTCTCGCTGGGGCTCAGCAGGTTCCGCGGGAAGGAGAGGATCCTGGGGTGGGGGTCAACGTCAGGGTTGGTGTCCGGGCTGCACCGCGCTCCCCCCAGGGCGGGGTCGCACCTGTAGGTGAGGTTGAAGTGGTCCCAACGCAGCCTGGCCGGGGTCAAAGTGTAGCGGCGTCTGCGGGGCGGCTGGGGGGGCAGCGCGCCGGGGCCCGGGGTGGCGAGGACCCCCGCGGGGTGGTGCGCGCCGACATCACCCTTCGAGGGAAGCAAGTCCTCGTAGGGAGGCAGCAGGGACTGTCCCCAAGTCTGAAACGCGAGGAAAAGTGACTAGAAGGAAGTGGGGTGCGGGGCGCAGGTCTGGGGAGCGCTGACTTtccctgtttttgtctttcagcgTTTTCTGCTTTTCTACCCCGAGCGAGCGAGCGTTACTTCTacagccagaaaga
This genomic window contains:
- the MMP23B gene encoding matrix metalloproteinase-23 isoform X2 translates to MGRGACVPSAASGARDQARRLGAVLGALCLLPALVLLARLGAPAARPAASAAQGDVGAHHPAGVLATPGPGALPPQPPRRRRYTLTPARLRWDHFNLTYRILSFPRNLLSPSETRRGLAAAFRMWSDVSPFSFREVAPEQPSDLRIGFYPINHTDCLVSAMHHCFDGPTGELAHAFFPPHGGIHFDDSEYWVLGPTRYSWKKGVWLTDLVHVAAHEIGHALGLMHSQHGRALMHLNATLRGWKALSQDELWGLHRLYGCLDRLFVCASWARRGFCDARRRLMKRLCPSSCDFCYEFPFPTVAATAPPPRTKTRLVPEGRNVTFRCGQKILHKKGKVYWYKDQEPLEFSYPGYLALGEAHLSIIANAINEGTYTCVVRRRQRVLSTYSWRVRVRS
- the MMP23B gene encoding matrix metalloproteinase-23 isoform X1, which translates into the protein MGRGACVPSAASGARDQARRLGAVLGALCLLPALVLLARLGAPAARPAASAAQTWGQSLLPPYEDLLPSKGDVGAHHPAGVLATPGPGALPPQPPRRRRYTLTPARLRWDHFNLTYRILSFPRNLLSPSETRRGLAAAFRMWSDVSPFSFREVAPEQPSDLRIGFYPINHTDCLVSAMHHCFDGPTGELAHAFFPPHGGIHFDDSEYWVLGPTRYSWKKGVWLTDLVHVAAHEIGHALGLMHSQHGRALMHLNATLRGWKALSQDELWGLHRLYGCLDRLFVCASWARRGFCDARRRLMKRLCPSSCDFCYEFPFPTVAATAPPPRTKTRLVPEGRNVTFRCGQKILHKKGKVYWYKDQEPLEFSYPGYLALGEAHLSIIANAINEGTYTCVVRRRQRVLSTYSWRVRVRS
- the MMP23B gene encoding matrix metalloproteinase-23 isoform X3, with the protein product MGRGACVPSAASGARDQARRLGAVLGALCLLPALVLLARLGAPAARPAASAAQTWGQSLLPPYEDLLPSKGDVGAHHPAGVLATPGPGALPPQPPRRRRYTLTPARLRWDHFNLTYRILSFPRNLLSPSETRRGLAAAFRMWSDVSPFSFREVAPEQPSDLRIGFYPINHTDCLVSAMHHCFDGPTGELAHAFFPPHGGIHFDDSEYWVLGPTRYSWKKGCLDRLFVCASWARRGFCDARRRLMKRLCPSSCDFCYEFPFPTVAATAPPPRTKTRLVPEGRNVTFRCGQKILHKKGKVYWYKDQEPLEFSYPGYLALGEAHLSIIANAINEGTYTCVVRRRQRVLSTYSWRVRVRS